A part of Setaria viridis chromosome 8, Setaria_viridis_v4.0, whole genome shotgun sequence genomic DNA contains:
- the LOC117866466 gene encoding putative protease Do-like 14, with amino-acid sequence MLLRGGRRAALLLAAAAGVAGAGTIARRDPDTAVYASASPPLRQALSAAAASEGLRTFTHLFSPWLLPPPYQGFPILNSFASASVSPADLSGQGSAGSSDDSRCCPGCLGRNSIAKAASAVGPAVVNISCSQDAHGWLLEQSIGSGTIIDPDGTILTCAHVVADFQSTKAIVRGKVSVTLQDGREFEAVVLNADRHSDIAVLKIKSKTPLPAARLGSSSRLQPGDWVVALGCPLSLQNTVTAGIVSCVDRKSSDLGLGGLRREYLQTDCAINQGNSGGPLVNLDGEIIGVNVMKVRNADGLSFAVPIDSVVKIVDNFKKNGRVVRPWLGLKMLDLNPMIISQLKEKSSTFPDVRKGVLVPMVTPGSPAEQAGFRPGDVVVEFGGKPVESIKEIIDIMGDKVGVPFKVLVKRANLTVTLIVVPEEADAGR; translated from the exons ATgctcctccgcggcggccgccgcgccgcgctcctcctcgccgctgccgccggcgtcgcgggcGCCGGGACCATCGCGCGCCGCGACCCCGATACGGCCGTCTACGCCTCGGcctccccgccgctccgccaggccctttccgccgccgccgcctccgaagGGCTCCGCACCTTCACCCACCTCTTCTCCCCGtggctgcttcctcctccttaTCAAG GGTTCCCAATACTGAATTCCTTTGCATCTGCATCGGTTTCACCTGCTGACTTAAGCGGCCAAGGTTCTGCTGGAAGCTCAGATGATTCAAGATGTTGCCCAGGGTGTCTAGGCAGGAATTCGATTGCCAAAGCTGCATCTGCAGTTGGTCCTGCTGTTGTAAACATTTCTTGTTCTCAAG ATGCACATGGATGGCTCCTAGAGCAGAGCATTGGATCTGGAACTATAATAGATCCAGATGGGACAATATTGACCTGTGCACATGTTGTTGCAGATTTTCAAAGCACAAAAGCAATTGTGAGGGGAAAG GTTAGTGTGACTTTACAAGATGGTCGTGAATTTGAAGCTGTAGTCCTTAATGCTGACCGCCACTCTGACATCGCCGTTCTGAAAATTAAATCTAAGACCCCGTTACCGGCTGCCAGGCTTGGATCATCATCTAGACTTCAACCAGGTGATTGGGTTGTTGCTCTGGGCTGTCCACTTTCTCTTCAGAACACAGTTACAGCTGGTATTGTCAG CTGTGTTGACCGGAAAAGTAGTGATCTGGGTCTTGGAGGATTACGAAGGGAGTATCTGCAAACAGATTGCGCTATTAATCAG GGGAATTCTGGAGGCCCTCTTGTGAACCTTGATGGTGAGATTATAGGAGTTAATGTGATGAAAGTCAGGAATGCTGATGGTTTGAGCTTTGCAGTACCAATTGACTCGGTTGTTAAAATAGTAGATAACTTCAAGAAAAATGG GAGAGTTGTGAGGCCATGGCTTGGTTTAAAGATGCTTGACCTAAATCCCATGATCATTTCACAACTCAAAGAAAAATCAAGTACTTTTCCAGATGTAAGAAAAGGAGTGCTTGTTCCTATG GTTACACCAGGATCTCCTGCTGAACAGGCAGGATTTCGTCCTGGGGATGTGGTTGTTGAATTTGGTGGCAAACCAGTTGAAAGCATCAAAGAG ATCATTGATATCATGGGGGACAAGGTGGGAGTGCCATTTAAAGTTCTTGTTAAAAGAGCAAACCTGACAGTGACTTTAATTGTGGTACCAGAGGAGGCAGATGCCGGCAGATGA